Proteins from a single region of Mucilaginibacter daejeonensis:
- a CDS encoding outer membrane beta-barrel family protein — MKKALLSTLALLLFSILTFAQTAPAGNITIKGSVVDSAKNEAMSYATVAVVDATTNQPVKSTFTKDDGSFILSGLAAKAYKVSLVNIGYNTKIIALDNPKEMNDLGKLQMSASSGQLKEVNVTAVKPLMKREVDRISYDVQADPESKVLSALDLMRRVPLLSVDANDNIKLQGNTNYKILVNGKPSAIIANSPGDVLKSMPASNILKIEVITTPPAKYDAEGLAGIINIITKKDMDQGYNGSINARYNTLWGPGLNLNMTVKQGKFGLAGYVGGNKRNNLTNNTTSLNDNFGVSRLTQEGERTNGGRQAYASTELTYEQDTLNLFTGTFEYYNGRNTSYIDQLTNLDVLAGTNNDNRYRALNDAYNQYRGISGGLNYQLGFKRNKEQLLTASYKYNFNGFNQFNDVSFVERVNYPNTQFPDYQQYNRSGSKEHTAQLDYVHPAKKLNIEAGAKAIFRNNFSDVHNDKLDPATGQYVTDPVQINDFNYQQNVYSLYNTYQYKLSDKWMFKGGLRLEHTTVNANAGIDQRYSNLIPSLSIQRSFKSSSVNFGYTDRIQRPGIWQLNPFVNSQNPNFIEVGNPDLRPVVSHGLELTYSNFKKGSINLGVNYRFANNTVENITTINPNTAVSVSTYQNVGASKRLGGDFNLNYPLTKKLNVNINSQLMRVWLKGYVNGVFYSTKGNQGHIFSGANYKFDNGYRLGLNIDYDSRYVMLQGRDNYWFGYGASASKELFKQKATISINTNTPFQKFRTIDNTVRLPNSYQYTVFNMYARQFNISFNYKFGKLSSDLKKNQRGINNDDVSSGGSRN; from the coding sequence ATGAAAAAAGCTTTACTAAGCACACTTGCTCTCCTTCTTTTCTCCATTTTAACTTTTGCGCAAACTGCTCCGGCTGGCAATATCACCATAAAAGGTTCCGTGGTCGATTCGGCCAAGAACGAGGCCATGAGCTACGCCACTGTAGCCGTAGTAGATGCTACCACCAACCAACCGGTAAAAAGCACGTTCACCAAGGATGACGGCTCTTTCATCCTGAGCGGCCTGGCAGCTAAGGCTTACAAGGTCAGCCTGGTGAATATTGGTTATAATACCAAGATCATCGCTTTAGATAATCCTAAAGAGATGAATGATCTGGGCAAGCTGCAAATGTCGGCCTCATCGGGTCAGTTAAAGGAAGTGAACGTTACCGCGGTAAAGCCATTGATGAAGCGTGAGGTGGACCGTATCAGCTATGATGTACAGGCCGACCCCGAAAGCAAAGTACTGTCGGCCCTTGACCTGATGCGCCGTGTACCATTATTATCGGTAGATGCTAACGACAATATCAAACTTCAGGGCAACACCAACTACAAGATCCTGGTGAACGGCAAGCCATCGGCTATTATAGCCAATAGTCCGGGTGATGTATTGAAGTCGATGCCGGCAAGCAACATCCTGAAGATCGAGGTGATCACTACCCCTCCCGCTAAGTATGATGCAGAGGGTTTAGCAGGTATCATCAATATCATCACTAAAAAAGATATGGACCAGGGTTACAACGGCAGCATCAACGCCCGTTACAATACCCTTTGGGGACCTGGCCTCAACCTGAACATGACCGTTAAGCAAGGCAAATTTGGCCTGGCAGGTTACGTAGGTGGCAATAAGCGTAATAACCTGACCAACAACACCACCAGCCTGAACGATAACTTTGGCGTATCACGCCTTACCCAAGAGGGCGAACGTACCAACGGTGGCCGCCAGGCATATGCCAGTACCGAGCTTACTTACGAGCAGGACACACTAAACCTGTTCACCGGTACCTTCGAGTATTATAACGGCAGAAACACCTCATACATTGACCAGCTGACCAACCTTGACGTGCTGGCCGGTACCAATAACGATAACCGCTACCGTGCACTCAACGATGCCTACAACCAATACCGTGGCATTAGCGGCGGTCTTAACTATCAGTTAGGCTTTAAACGAAACAAGGAGCAACTGCTTACCGCATCATACAAATACAACTTCAATGGGTTCAACCAATTCAATGATGTATCATTTGTTGAGCGCGTCAACTATCCCAACACTCAGTTCCCTGATTATCAGCAGTACAATCGCTCAGGTTCTAAAGAACATACCGCACAGTTGGACTATGTGCACCCCGCCAAAAAGCTGAACATAGAGGCCGGTGCCAAAGCCATCTTCAGGAACAACTTCAGTGATGTGCACAATGATAAACTTGACCCGGCCACCGGCCAATATGTGACCGACCCGGTACAGATCAACGATTTCAACTATCAGCAGAACGTGTACAGCTTGTATAATACCTATCAGTATAAGTTAAGCGATAAATGGATGTTCAAAGGTGGCTTGCGTTTAGAGCATACCACCGTTAACGCTAACGCAGGCATTGACCAGCGCTACTCTAACCTGATCCCATCACTATCGATCCAACGCAGCTTTAAAAGCAGCAGCGTGAACTTTGGCTATACCGACCGTATACAACGTCCGGGTATATGGCAACTGAACCCTTTTGTTAACAGCCAGAACCCTAACTTTATAGAGGTGGGTAACCCTGACCTGCGCCCGGTTGTAAGCCACGGCCTTGAGTTAACTTACAGCAACTTCAAAAAAGGTTCGATCAACCTGGGCGTGAACTATCGCTTTGCCAACAATACGGTAGAGAACATCACGACCATCAACCCCAATACAGCCGTGAGCGTGAGTACTTATCAGAACGTAGGCGCCAGCAAACGCCTGGGTGGGGATTTTAACCTGAACTACCCGCTCACTAAAAAGCTGAACGTGAACATTAACAGTCAGTTAATGCGTGTTTGGCTTAAAGGTTACGTGAACGGCGTATTTTACAGCACTAAAGGCAACCAGGGCCACATATTTTCAGGAGCTAACTACAAATTTGATAATGGTTACCGCTTAGGTTTAAACATCGATTATGATAGCCGCTACGTGATGTTACAGGGCCGTGATAACTACTGGTTCGGTTATGGCGCCAGTGCCTCTAAAGAGCTGTTCAAGCAAAAGGCTACCATATCCATCAACACCAATACACCGTTCCAAAAATTCAGGACCATCGACAATACGGTACGTTTGCCTAACTCTTACCAGTATACGGTATTCAATATGTATGCACGTCAGTTCAACATCAGCTTCAACTATAAGTTCGGTAAGCTGAGCAGCGACCTGAAGAAGAATCAACGTGGCATCAATAACGACGACGTAAGCAGCGGCGGTAGCAGAAATTAA
- the pth gene encoding aminoacyl-tRNA hydrolase, with protein MKYLIVGLGNIGPEYKDTRHNIGFMILDELAKQEGASFHNMRLAYYTEVNHKGRTLHLIKPTTYMNLSGKAVSYWMNQLKIPVQNVLILVDDLALPLGTLRLKPKGSAAGHNGLRNIEQVLMHNGYPRLRFGIGDNFPKGRQVDFVLSGFDDDEKPELPALIDRSIEMIKSFATIGTELTMTQFNK; from the coding sequence ATGAAATACCTGATCGTTGGACTGGGCAACATTGGCCCCGAGTATAAGGACACCCGCCATAATATTGGCTTCATGATATTGGACGAACTGGCCAAACAAGAGGGTGCCAGCTTCCATAACATGCGCCTGGCCTATTATACCGAGGTCAACCACAAGGGCCGCACCCTGCACCTGATCAAACCTACCACCTACATGAACTTGAGCGGCAAAGCGGTTAGCTATTGGATGAACCAGCTCAAGATCCCCGTGCAGAACGTGCTGATATTGGTTGATGACCTGGCCCTGCCACTCGGCACGCTGCGCCTCAAACCTAAGGGCAGTGCAGCAGGCCACAACGGGTTAAGGAACATTGAGCAGGTATTGATGCACAACGGCTATCCACGCCTCCGTTTTGGCATCGGCGATAACTTTCCTAAAGGCCGCCAGGTCGATTTTGTGTTAAGCGGCTTTGATGATGATGAGAAGCCCGAACTGCCTGCCCTGATAGATCGATCGATCGAGATGATCAAAAGCTTTGCCACCATCGGCACCGAGCTGACCATGACGCAGTTCAACAAGTAA
- a CDS encoding 50S ribosomal protein L25/general stress protein Ctc, translated as MRSIAISGSLRENVGKRDAKELRYQGLVPAVLYGGATQTHFAVSAADMKPVIYTPEVQFIDLDIAGTKAQAIIKDLQFHPLTDELLHIDFLQLDEAKPVTIEIPIRLTGTSPGVKMGGKLVQKLRKLRIKALPKDHLDSLEVSIEGLEVGKSVRVRDISFEGLTITNTPEDTILSITTSRALRQAEQEAKGK; from the coding sequence ATGAGATCAATTGCTATTAGCGGTTCTCTTAGAGAGAACGTAGGGAAACGCGATGCCAAAGAGCTGCGCTACCAGGGTTTGGTACCAGCTGTATTGTACGGTGGTGCTACTCAAACACACTTTGCAGTTTCAGCTGCCGACATGAAACCGGTTATTTACACTCCAGAGGTTCAGTTCATCGACCTTGATATCGCTGGCACTAAAGCTCAGGCGATCATCAAAGATCTGCAGTTCCACCCGTTGACCGACGAGTTACTGCACATCGACTTTTTACAGTTAGACGAAGCAAAACCTGTAACTATCGAGATCCCTATCCGTTTGACCGGTACTTCACCAGGTGTTAAAATGGGTGGTAAATTAGTTCAAAAACTGCGTAAACTGCGTATCAAAGCTTTACCTAAAGATCACCTTGATTCATTAGAGGTGAGCATCGAAGGCTTAGAGGTAGGTAAATCAGTTCGTGTACGTGACATCAGCTTTGAAGGTTTGACCATCACTAACACTCCTGAAGATACTATCCTGTCGATCACTACTTCACGTGCTTTGCGTCAGGCCGAGCAAGAAGCAAAAGGTAAATAA
- a CDS encoding ribose-phosphate pyrophosphokinase — translation MPLQFNPVKLFAGSGTNELAAKIAKVYGRELGDLTVSRFSDGEFQPYLNESVRGCDVFFIQSTNPPTDNLMELLMLIDAARRASAHYVTAVIPYFGLARQDRKDKPRVAIGAKLAANLLTAAGANRVMTMDLHAAQIQGFFDIPVDHLDASIIFVPYIKSLNLPNLTIASPDMGGSYRARTFAKFFNAEVVICDKRRKRANEIESMTVIGDVTGQDIVLIDDICDTAGTLAKAAGLIMERGANSVRAVCTHPILSGKAYETIENSALTELIVTDTIPLKQECSKIKVLSTAELFGKAIANVNEHGSISQLFRID, via the coding sequence ATGCCCTTACAGTTTAACCCGGTAAAACTATTTGCAGGATCAGGCACTAACGAACTGGCCGCAAAGATCGCCAAGGTTTACGGCCGCGAGTTAGGCGACCTCACCGTATCAAGGTTCAGCGATGGCGAGTTCCAACCCTATTTGAACGAATCGGTACGTGGTTGTGATGTTTTCTTCATCCAATCTACCAACCCTCCTACTGACAACCTGATGGAACTTTTGATGCTGATCGATGCGGCCCGCCGTGCATCAGCCCACTATGTTACCGCCGTTATCCCTTACTTTGGATTGGCCCGCCAGGATCGTAAAGACAAACCCCGTGTAGCCATTGGTGCTAAGTTAGCCGCTAACCTGCTTACCGCAGCCGGTGCTAACCGCGTAATGACCATGGACCTGCATGCCGCACAGATACAAGGCTTTTTTGATATCCCGGTAGATCATTTAGATGCTTCGATCATCTTTGTGCCTTATATCAAAAGCCTGAACCTGCCTAACCTGACCATCGCATCGCCTGATATGGGCGGATCGTATAGGGCACGCACGTTCGCTAAGTTCTTTAATGCTGAAGTGGTGATCTGCGATAAGCGCCGTAAACGCGCTAATGAGATCGAGAGCATGACCGTGATCGGTGATGTGACCGGGCAAGACATCGTACTGATCGACGATATTTGCGACACCGCAGGTACACTGGCTAAAGCTGCCGGACTGATCATGGAGCGTGGCGCTAACAGTGTAAGAGCAGTATGTACACACCCGATATTATCAGGTAAAGCGTACGAAACGATCGAGAACTCGGCGTTGACCGAACTGATCGTGACCGACACCATTCCTTTAAAACAGGAGTGCAGTAAGATCAAAGTGCTATCGACCGCTGAGCTTTTCGGAAAGGCCATTGCCAATGTGAATGAACATGGATCGATCAGCCAGTTGTTCAGGATAGATTAA
- a CDS encoding glycosyltransferase family 117 protein, whose product MNYTKTNNLLGWLTFLIAAITYTLTLEPSTSFWDCGEFIACIYRLQVAHQPGAPLFTMIGKAFSLLSFGDVTKVAYWTNMASALASAATILFLFWSITMLAKKILIKKPEDLNTTNMILIMASGLVGALAYTFSDTFWFSAVESEVYAQSSMCTAIVFWAILKFDAHADEPGADRWIVFIAYIMGLSIGIHLLNLLVIPVIALIIYFRRAKTVTTNGTIWAFVVGVVVFGLVLWGVIQYTVKGAAYADLLFVNTLGFSFNTGAIIFYLLVVITLVAGIYFSINGSKPALIASVSAFILALGISGGFVGVIAAVAVLALLEYVLKARQKRYTLNMVLICALFILLGYSSFVMIVIRAKAGTNLNNSDPQDAFALNSYLNRDQYGETPLLYGQYFDSKPVEQTEGATIYRRGATKYEVAGRKMKTSYDRNTLFPRIFDSDAGRVSFYREWLQMGQEEQPTMKQNLGFFFSWQVHQMYNRYFLWNFAGRTNDMDGQNNSKGTDGNWISPLDWFKAFPSSVTESNSYNRLYCLPLIIGILGLIYHFKRNKRDAGTVAMLFFLTGLAIVLYLNQNPLQPRERDYAYVGSFYVFAIWIGLGVLYVADALVKVVKNAQTSAVIASVICLLAAPVLMAFQEWDDHDRSTKTTPRDMAANYLNSCAPNAILFTYGDNDTYPLWYAQEVEGVRPDVRIVNLSLLGTDWYIRQMKQKMNESAPLPITMPNEKFAAGIRDIIYWNDQMNVTDTTEVKEVFDFMTSDDQQAKVQYENGMTANYLPTKNFKITIDPNQVVSTGTVPADKKDQVVKEMAWKFNSNYVTKDNLAMLDILAHNNWKRPIYFAITVGGDNLMGMDKYLHDEGFVYHLQPLKPDTAANAPEPVNTMTMYNNMMTKYKWGNMKTAKYLDHESTTMFFPIIQKQFNSLVSHLGQEGHTDLAIKALKRYEEVMPEKIIYAEIALRKYYLTSTAFDLNQTQIADKWTEQLDKYIVNALDYNYNIVQHGGGEVNQRDVQLSMYMLNGLAQQTSLHQQKALADKLSKQFKDYESKFGNVLGQ is encoded by the coding sequence ATGAACTATACCAAGACCAATAACCTGTTAGGTTGGCTAACGTTCCTGATCGCGGCCATTACCTATACTCTTACGCTCGAACCCTCTACCAGTTTTTGGGATTGCGGCGAATTTATCGCCTGTATATACCGTTTGCAGGTAGCTCACCAGCCGGGTGCGCCACTGTTCACCATGATCGGTAAAGCGTTCTCGCTGCTATCGTTCGGTGATGTGACCAAGGTGGCCTACTGGACCAACATGGCCTCGGCCCTGGCCAGTGCCGCTACGATACTGTTCCTTTTCTGGAGCATTACCATGCTTGCTAAAAAGATACTGATCAAAAAGCCGGAGGACCTGAACACCACCAATATGATCCTGATCATGGCATCAGGCCTGGTAGGTGCATTGGCCTATACCTTCTCTGATACCTTCTGGTTCTCGGCCGTTGAGTCAGAAGTGTACGCACAATCATCGATGTGTACCGCTATCGTTTTTTGGGCTATCCTGAAATTTGATGCCCACGCCGATGAGCCCGGTGCCGACCGTTGGATCGTATTCATCGCTTACATCATGGGCCTATCTATAGGTATACACTTGCTTAACCTTTTGGTGATACCGGTGATCGCGCTCATCATTTACTTCCGCAGGGCCAAAACAGTAACCACCAATGGCACTATTTGGGCATTTGTGGTAGGTGTGGTCGTGTTCGGCCTGGTACTTTGGGGTGTTATACAATATACCGTTAAAGGCGCGGCCTATGCGGATCTGTTGTTCGTGAATACCCTTGGCTTTAGCTTTAACACCGGTGCGATCATCTTTTACCTGTTGGTAGTGATCACTTTGGTAGCTGGTATATATTTCTCTATCAATGGTTCAAAGCCAGCCCTGATAGCTTCTGTTTCAGCCTTCATACTGGCGTTGGGTATCAGCGGTGGTTTTGTGGGTGTGATCGCTGCTGTGGCGGTACTGGCCCTGTTGGAGTATGTACTTAAGGCGCGTCAAAAACGCTATACCCTTAATATGGTGCTGATCTGCGCCTTGTTCATCTTGTTGGGTTACAGCTCATTTGTGATGATCGTGATCCGTGCCAAGGCCGGGACCAACCTCAACAACAGTGACCCTCAGGATGCATTTGCACTGAACAGCTACCTTAACCGTGACCAGTACGGCGAAACACCTTTACTTTACGGCCAATACTTTGATTCGAAACCGGTGGAGCAGACCGAAGGTGCCACCATTTACCGCCGTGGCGCTACCAAATATGAGGTGGCCGGCCGTAAAATGAAGACCTCCTACGATCGTAATACCTTGTTCCCGCGTATATTCGATAGCGACGCAGGGCGTGTAAGCTTTTACCGCGAGTGGTTACAAATGGGGCAGGAGGAGCAGCCTACCATGAAGCAGAACTTAGGTTTCTTCTTCAGCTGGCAGGTGCATCAAATGTACAACCGTTACTTTTTATGGAACTTTGCAGGCCGTACCAATGATATGGACGGGCAAAACAACAGCAAAGGTACCGATGGTAACTGGATCAGTCCGCTTGATTGGTTCAAAGCGTTCCCATCATCAGTTACCGAGAGTAACTCTTACAACCGCTTATACTGCTTGCCGTTGATCATTGGCATATTGGGCCTTATCTACCACTTTAAGCGTAATAAGCGCGATGCCGGGACGGTGGCCATGTTATTCTTTTTGACCGGTTTGGCCATTGTGCTTTACCTCAATCAGAACCCTTTGCAGCCACGTGAACGTGATTACGCTTATGTAGGCTCGTTCTACGTGTTCGCCATATGGATAGGCCTGGGCGTTTTGTACGTGGCCGATGCTTTGGTAAAAGTGGTCAAGAACGCTCAGACCAGCGCGGTGATCGCTTCGGTGATCTGCTTGCTGGCGGCGCCGGTGCTGATGGCCTTTCAGGAATGGGATGACCATGACCGCTCTACCAAGACCACCCCACGCGATATGGCCGCTAATTACCTGAACTCATGCGCACCTAATGCTATTCTGTTCACTTATGGTGATAACGATACCTATCCGCTTTGGTACGCACAGGAGGTAGAAGGTGTACGCCCTGATGTGAGGATCGTGAACCTGAGCTTGCTGGGTACCGATTGGTACATCCGCCAGATGAAGCAAAAGATGAATGAATCGGCACCGTTGCCGATCACCATGCCGAACGAAAAATTCGCCGCCGGTATACGCGACATCATTTACTGGAACGATCAGATGAACGTGACCGATACCACCGAGGTGAAAGAGGTGTTTGACTTCATGACGTCTGATGATCAGCAAGCCAAGGTGCAGTATGAGAACGGCATGACCGCCAACTACCTGCCTACTAAAAACTTCAAGATCACCATAGACCCTAACCAAGTGGTAAGCACCGGTACCGTACCTGCCGATAAAAAGGACCAGGTGGTAAAGGAGATGGCCTGGAAGTTCAACTCTAACTACGTGACCAAGGATAATTTGGCCATGCTGGATATACTGGCTCACAATAACTGGAAACGCCCGATCTACTTTGCCATCACCGTTGGTGGTGATAACCTGATGGGTATGGACAAGTACCTGCATGATGAAGGCTTTGTATACCACCTGCAGCCTTTAAAACCGGATACAGCTGCTAACGCACCTGAGCCGGTGAACACCATGACCATGTACAACAACATGATGACCAAGTACAAATGGGGGAACATGAAGACCGCCAAATACCTGGATCATGAGTCGACCACGATGTTCTTCCCGATCATTCAAAAGCAGTTCAACTCGCTGGTAAGCCATTTAGGTCAGGAAGGCCATACCGATCTGGCCATCAAAGCACTGAAGCGTTACGAAGAGGTGATGCCTGAAAAGATCATTTATGCGGAGATAGCCTTGCGTAAATATTACCTGACCAGCACCGCTTTTGATCTAAACCAAACGCAGATCGCCGATAAGTGGACCGAGCAATTAGATAAGTACATCGTTAACGCGCTTGATTATAACTACAACATCGTTCAGCATGGCGGTGGCGAAGTGAACCAGCGCGATGTGCAACTGAGCATGTATATGCTGAATGGCCTTGCCCAGCAAACCAGCCTGCACCAGCAAAAGGCTCTGGCTGATAAGCTTAGCAAACAATTCAAGGATTATGAAAGCAAATTTGGTAACGTGTTAGGGCAGTAA
- a CDS encoding ABC transporter permease → MKGFLLSLRSEFYKSRNTLGFWSAILLPFAIIFLESIGFFLKSDKLAAAPPKELWGQFAGIPMAVMGSFLLPMYAVFVGYSVNNIEHRSDTWKTLFTLPIPKWSIYSAKYVYAVILVFVALVLFALFTLGFGNLLHLLKPQLRFDGYREEIARMLAEVYFKLFLASMGILSIQFLLSLLWKDFLKPMGLGFVGVIVGSILVRWEYSYYFPYSQPLRAIMTMGKKVRPQDGVDLFTKEVAVSLIIAAVVYVAGYFIVLRKSIK, encoded by the coding sequence ATGAAAGGATTCTTACTCTCACTGCGGTCCGAGTTCTATAAGAGCCGCAATACGCTGGGCTTTTGGAGCGCTATATTACTGCCGTTCGCCATCATCTTTTTAGAAAGCATCGGTTTCTTCCTAAAAAGTGATAAGCTGGCCGCCGCGCCGCCAAAGGAACTATGGGGACAATTTGCAGGTATACCGATGGCCGTAATGGGTTCGTTCCTATTACCGATGTATGCCGTTTTTGTAGGGTACTCGGTCAATAACATCGAACACCGGTCAGACACGTGGAAGACCTTGTTCACCCTGCCTATACCTAAATGGAGCATTTACAGCGCTAAGTATGTGTACGCCGTGATCCTGGTATTTGTCGCGTTGGTATTATTCGCCCTGTTCACTCTTGGTTTTGGCAACCTGCTACACTTGCTCAAACCACAATTGAGATTCGACGGATACCGCGAGGAGATAGCGCGAATGCTGGCCGAGGTATATTTTAAATTGTTCCTGGCGTCGATGGGCATCTTGTCTATCCAATTTTTGCTAAGCTTGCTTTGGAAAGACTTCCTAAAGCCGATGGGCTTAGGCTTTGTAGGCGTGATCGTTGGCAGCATATTGGTACGCTGGGAGTACTCGTACTATTTCCCTTACTCTCAACCATTAAGAGCCATCATGACCATGGGAAAAAAGGTACGCCCACAAGATGGTGTAGACCTTTTTACTAAAGAAGTAGCCGTGAGCCTGATCATTGCCGCAGTGGTTTATGTGGCAGGTTACTTCATCGTACTACGCAAAAGCATTAAATAA
- a CDS encoding ABC transporter ATP-binding protein has translation MVISTHDLNFYFGDQLVVKDLSLQVPEGSIFGFLGPNGAGKTTTIKLLLSLLKIQEGSIQIFGEELQSNRIKILRQVGSLIEQPAIYHHLTGKENLINRARLLEIPVSRANDMLDLVQLGQAAHKKAGNYSLGMKQRLGIGLAMLGDPKLLVLDEPTNGLDPNGIIEVRELLVKLVKEQGKTVFVSSHLLAEVERMATHVGIINHGAMLFQGSIAELEGISQPMVQVETDNTVDAANFLKKNGREISQVTDHFITLPFVSKDDMAAINANLHNNGHKIYSINKVQKDLEQLFLNITKQA, from the coding sequence ATGGTAATCAGTACACATGACCTGAACTTTTACTTTGGCGACCAGCTTGTTGTAAAAGACCTATCTCTGCAAGTACCCGAGGGCAGCATATTTGGCTTTTTAGGCCCCAACGGTGCAGGCAAGACCACAACTATAAAACTGCTCCTGAGCCTCTTAAAGATACAAGAAGGCAGTATCCAGATATTTGGCGAGGAGCTGCAAAGCAACCGCATCAAGATCTTGCGCCAGGTAGGCTCATTGATCGAGCAGCCCGCCATTTACCATCACCTTACCGGTAAAGAGAACCTGATCAACCGTGCCCGCTTACTGGAGATACCCGTAAGCCGTGCTAACGATATGCTTGACCTGGTACAACTGGGGCAGGCCGCTCATAAAAAAGCAGGCAACTACTCGTTAGGTATGAAGCAGCGCCTGGGCATTGGCCTGGCCATGCTGGGTGACCCCAAGCTGTTGGTATTAGACGAACCTACCAACGGACTTGACCCCAACGGCATCATTGAAGTGCGTGAGTTGCTGGTGAAATTGGTGAAAGAGCAAGGCAAGACCGTCTTCGTATCAAGCCATTTACTGGCCGAGGTGGAGCGTATGGCCACGCACGTTGGCATCATTAACCATGGCGCCATGTTGTTCCAAGGCAGCATAGCCGAACTGGAAGGCATTAGCCAACCGATGGTACAGGTAGAGACCGACAACACGGTCGACGCTGCCAACTTTTTGAAAAAGAATGGCCGCGAGATCAGCCAGGTGACCGACCACTTTATCACCTTGCCATTCGTTAGTAAAGATGATATGGCCGCCATTAACGCCAACCTGCATAATAACGGCCACAAGATCTACAGCATTAACAAAGTGCAAAAAGACCTGGAGCAACTATTCCTGAACATCACTAAACAAGCCTAA
- a CDS encoding sensor histidine kinase codes for MKKSWQVFWHSLFWITMISLIMYITRTNTKISTLYLVVTFIGYGMINIGLFYTNYLVLIPNFLDKKTYRKYFLLLVLIIVGVGFIKYGVAYGFRDLLLIDRKGKPVAFINYFTSACFTSVIFVLLSMLLHFTVDWFMNERIQRDLENQRLTAELALLRSQINPHFLFNSLNSIYSLAYQRADNTPEAILKLSEIMRYMLYESNDNKVDLEKEITYLQNYIELQKIRFGNSYINFSVEGEVTHQQIVPLLLISFIENAFKHGVANDEHSPIELKIKVDDGHLQFYMHNKKHLLNRDAAGGIGLNNVKRRLKLLYPGQYHLNINDTADHYTCELSLIL; via the coding sequence ATGAAAAAGAGCTGGCAAGTATTCTGGCATTCCCTGTTTTGGATCACGATGATATCGCTGATCATGTACATCACCCGCACCAATACTAAGATCAGCACGCTCTATTTGGTAGTGACCTTCATTGGGTATGGTATGATCAACATCGGGTTGTTCTACACCAACTATTTAGTACTTATTCCCAACTTTCTCGATAAAAAGACGTATCGAAAATACTTCCTGCTGCTGGTACTCATCATTGTTGGGGTAGGCTTCATCAAATATGGGGTCGCCTATGGTTTTCGTGATCTGCTGCTCATCGATCGCAAAGGCAAGCCGGTAGCCTTCATCAATTACTTCACCAGTGCCTGCTTCACCAGTGTGATATTCGTGCTGCTGAGCATGCTGCTGCATTTTACGGTCGATTGGTTCATGAACGAACGTATCCAACGCGATCTGGAGAACCAGCGTCTTACTGCCGAGTTGGCTTTGTTACGTTCGCAGATCAACCCACATTTCTTATTCAATTCGCTTAATAGTATCTATTCACTTGCATATCAGCGCGCCGACAATACCCCCGAAGCCATCCTTAAACTATCCGAGATAATGCGGTATATGCTGTATGAATCGAACGATAACAAGGTAGACCTGGAGAAAGAGATCACCTATTTGCAGAACTACATTGAACTGCAAAAGATCCGGTTCGGTAACTCTTATATCAATTTCAGTGTGGAAGGGGAGGTTACCCATCAACAGATCGTGCCGTTGCTGCTGATCTCGTTCATCGAGAATGCTTTCAAGCACGGCGTAGCAAATGACGAGCACTCACCCATCGAGCTCAAGATCAAGGTCGACGATGGTCATCTGCAATTTTACATGCACAATAAGAAGCACCTGCTAAACCGAGATGCCGCCGGAGGCATCGGCTTAAATAACGTGAAACGCCGCCTGAAACTGCTATATCCGGGTCAGTACCATTTGAATATTAATGACACGGCCGATCACTATACTTGCGAATTATCACTAATTTTATGA